The Gemmatimonadaceae bacterium DNA segment CTCCCGCCTGATCCTGCCGGTGGGGCATCTCACCAAGCCGGAGACGCGCGCCGTCGCGCGTGAGCTGGGCCTACTCACGGCCGAGAAGCCGGAAAGCCACGAGATTTGCTTCGTGCCTGATGGCGATTACGTGAAGGTGCTCGAGCGCGAGCTGCCCGCCGACGCCCCGGCGCTCACCCCCGGGCCGATCCTCACGATGGACGGCCGCATCGTCGGTGAACACGAGGGCTTCGCCCGCTTCACCATCGGGCAGCGCCGCCGCCTGCCCAGCGGCAGCAAGGAGCCGATGTTCGTGGTCGCGCTTCGCCCGGAGGAGCGCGCCGTGGTCATCGGGCCGCGTGAGGCCCTGCTCGGACGCGGTCTGACGGCCACAGAGGCCAATTGGCTCGTGAACGCGGTGCCGACCGCAGACACCGACGTCCTCGTGCGCATCCGTCACCGCGCCACGCCCGTGCCCGGCACACTGCTGCGTGCCGATGCCTCGGGCTTCGAGGTCGCGCTCGCGGAGCCAGCCTACGCCATCGCACCGGGCCAGAGCGTCGTGCTGTACGACGCAGCCGGCGTCGTGCTCGGCGGCGGCATTATCGCCGCAAGCCGGCGTGTTCTTCCCATCCAAGCGGCATAACCACAAGGAGCTATCGCAATGATCACACGCAAGGCATCCGCCAAGTGGACCGGCGAACTCAAGACGGGCAAGGGCACGGTCAAGCTCGGCAGCGGCGCCTTTGAGGGCGCGTACTCGTTCGGCACGCGCTTCGAAGGTGCGCCCGGCACGAATCCCGAGGAACTCCTCGGCGCCGCGCACGCGGGTTGCTTCTCGATGGCGCTCAACCTCGGCATCTCCCAGGCTGGTTTCGCCGCCGAGTATGTGGACACGACGGCCGAGGTGCAGATGGACAAGGTCAACGACAAGATGACCATCGTCGGCGTGACGCTCACCACGACGGCCAAGGTGCCGGGGCTCTCGGCGGAGAAGTTCCAGGAGTTGGCGGAGGCGACGAAGGTCAACTGCATCGTCAGTCGGGCGCTGAGCGTGCCGATGACGTTGGTGGCCACGCTGGCGCGCTAGTACTCCAGCCCCGCCGCCTTCGCGAACTGCTCCATCAGCTTCCGCTGCTCGGCCGTCAGCGACTCGGGCACCACGACCTGGATCTCGACGATGAGATCCCCGCGCGTACCGTCCTTCTCGATTCCCTGCCCGCGCACGCGGAAACGCTTCCCGCTCGGCGTGCCGCCGGGCAACGTGATGGTGACGGTCTTCTCGTCGAGCGTCTCGACCTTCACCTTGGAGCCCAGCGCGGCCTGCGCGAGGTTCACCGGCGCGCGCACGATCACGTCGAGCCCGTCGCGGCTGTAGTCGGGGTCGTCCTTCACCTGGAAGGTGATGACGATGTCCCCGTTGGGACCGCCGCGCACGCCTCGACCGCCCTGGCCCTTGAGGCGAATCTTGCCGCCGCTCTCGGTACCACCGGGCACGGTGATGAGCAGCTTCTTGGAACTGCGCACCGAGCCCGCACCGCTGCAGGCGGCGCACTTCTCGGTGGGGACGCTGCCCCGCCCCACGCAGGCCGGACAGGGCCGCACCTGCGCGAAGCCGCCGCGCCCGAAGCTGATCTCACCGCGGCCGCCGCACTCGCTGCAGGGCTGGAGCTTGGCTCCCTTGGCCGCGCCGCTGCCGCCGCAGGTGCCGCACTCTTCATTCACCTCAAGCGTGATCGGCACCTTGCCGCCTAGCGCCGCGACGCGGAACGGCACTTCGAGCGTCGTCTCCACGCTCTGCCCTTTCTCGGGGCCGCTGGGGCGCTGCTGGCGCCCGCCGCCGAAGATCGACCCGAACAGGTCGCCGAAGCCGCCGAGCCCGCCGATATCGAAGTCTTCCATCCGGGGGCCGCCCTGCGCGGAGCCCGCGCCTGGCCGCGCGCCGCCGGCACGCGGGCCGCGAGCGGTAAACGGATCGAATGCACCGAGCCGGCGCATCTCGTCGTACTGCTTCCGCTTCTCCGCGTCACCGAGCACGTTGTGCGCCTCGGAAATCTCCTTGAAGCGCTCAGCCGCCTTGGCATCGCCCGGATTGGCGTCCGGGTGATACTGCTTGGCCAGCCGCCGATACTGCTTCTTGATCTCGTCGGCGCTGGCCGAGGCGTTGACGCCGAGGACGGCGTAGAAGTCCTTCTGGGCCATCACCCATTCCACTGCTTCACGACGACGCGCGCCGGACGAAGCAGTGTGCCGTTGAGGAGGTAGCCCACCTGATAGACTTGCGCCACCATCTCGTCTTCGTCGGCGCTCGCGGCGGGCATTGTGGTGATGGCCTCGTGCTTGCTCGGATCAAACCGCGCGTCCACCGGATTCACGACCTCGAGCCCGTGACCGGCCAGCGACTTGAGGAGCTTCTTCTCCACCATCTCGATGCCCTCGATCACCTGCTGGGCGGCGGTGCCCTCGGGCGTCATATGGGCCACACGGCCGAGGTCGTCGAGCGTCTCGAGCAGGCCCTTCATTACGGCGCCCATCCCACGGTGCTCGGCGTCCTGACGGTCGCGCACGGCCCGTTTGCGGAAGTTCTCGAACTCGGCATAGAGGCGCAGGTACTTGTCCTGCTGCTCGGCGAGGGCGCGCCGCGCGTCGGCGAGGGGGTCCGCAGAGGCGTCGTCGGCGCCGGCGTTCTCGGCGGCGGCCTGCTCGGCGGCGGCATCGGCGGCGGCCGCACGGGCCTCGGCGGCCGCCGCGTCGGCGAGGTCGTCCATTCCAGGGGTGCGTGGGTCTGTCATAGGGGGAAAGTTCGCCGTTTCCGCTCCCCTACGGCAGTGTACGGGCCGCGTTTCGGGCCGGCAGGGCTAGTCGCAGATGGCAGCGAAGAAGGCCGTCAGGTCGATCTCTAGGGCCGCTGCGGCCCCTTCGGGCAGCCACCGCAGCTGCTCGAACAGGATTTCCGGCGAGGCATCGCCCGGCTGCCAGCGTTCGACCAAGCGGGCGTCGAGGTCCACGATCCAGTACTCCGCTACCCCGGCCCGTTGGTAGAACCGGCGCTTGGTCACGCGGTCGTAGCGCGCCGTAGAAGGCGAAAGGACCTCGATGGCGAGCGCGAGGCCGGCGACGTCCGTCCAATTGCGGAACTTGTTGACGCCGTCCCGCAGCGTCGCGACGAACAGGTCTGGCTGGACCAGAGAATCCGCCTCGAGCTCGATATCGGCAGGGGACCAGAGGAAGACGCCGAGCTGGTGCGCATCCACATACGCGTGCAGCCGAAGGAATACCTCTCTGATAGCGAGCTGATGCTGACCCCGCGGCGCCGGCGTCACCAGCAACTCCCCATCCACGCACTCATAGCGGTTGCCGTCGTCTGGCAACGCGCGCACATCAGCAGCGGTCCAGTAGCGATCCGCGAGGGCAGGCATAGCCATAGGGTACGCTCGGCCGAGGGAAAAAGTAAAGAGGGCACGGACCCAAACTGCGGCCCTGCCCTCCAGGTGAATCATCGCGCGATTGCCGAGCCTACCGCCGACTCACCCGAGCGCCCGACGCAGCAGGTTGAGCGCCGCCTGGGCCGAGCGCTGTCGCATCTCGTGTCGGTCGCCGATAGTCGTCGTGCGCACGCTGCGGACTTCACCGCGCACATCCACCGCGAGACAAACTGTGCCCACCGGCTTCTCGGGCGTCCCGCCACCCGGCCCCGCCACACCCGTAATGCTCACGCCAACGTCCACGCCGAAGCGCGCGCGCACGCCGGCGGCCATCTCGCGTGCAGTCTCTTCACTCACCGCTCCGTGCGCCGCGAGCGTGGACTCCTGCACGCCGAGTTCGCGCACCTTCACCGCATTGGCGTAGGCGATGGTCCCGCCGTCGACGACGTCGCTGGAGCCCGGAATCGCGGTGAGGCGCATCCCGAGCATCCCGCCGGTGCAACTCTCGGCCACGGCGATGCGCATCGTGCGCGCGCGCAGCGCCTGCAGGACGACGGCGGCGAGGTCGTCCTCATCGGCGCCGTACACCCAGAGTCCGACCTTCGCCCTGATGGCCGCGTCGGCCGCATCGAGCAGCTCCACGGCGCGTGCCTCCGGCTCGTCCCAGACGCTCAGGCGCAGGTCCACGCCCTCCCAGCCCGGCAGGTAGGCCAGGCGCGTGCCGAGCGGATCCTTGGCGAGCTCCGCCAGTTCGTCGGCCAGCTTGCTCTCGGCGATGCCCGTCGTGCGCAGCGTCCGCGAGCGCACCACCAGCGCCGCCGCCGCACCGCGGCGCGCGAGCAATCGCGGCATCAGCTGCTCGCGTGCCATTCCGCGGAACTCGCGCGGCACGCCGGGCAGCATCGCGCACCAGCGGCCCTGGTCGTCCTCGAGCCAGATGCCGGGCGCCGAGCCGTGGTCGTTGCGGAGGATCTCGGCGCCGCTAGGAATCAGTGCCTGGTTGCGATTGGCGGCGGGGAGTTCCCCGGGCCAGCCTCGCTTGGCCCAACGTTCCTTGAGATCCTGCAGGATGCCTTCGTCGAGCGTCATCCCGCGCCCGAAGAGCTCGGCGATGCTGGGCTTGGTGAGATCGTCGGCGGTGGGCCCGAGCCCGCCGCTGGTAATCACCGCCCCGGTGCGTTCGAGCGCCACGCGCACGGCGTCGGCGATCTCCTCAGGCCCGTCCCCGACGGTGGCGCGATGCACCACGCGGATGCCCTGCGCCGCAGCCTCGCGGGCGAAGTACGCGGAGTTGGTGTCGACCGTATAGCCGAGCAACAGCTCGTTGCCGATACTGACGAGTTCAACGTCCACTGACGAAGACGCTGCGGTGCCGCACGAGGTAGTCCCCGAGGGAGATCAGCGTGAGGGCCAGCGCCAC contains these protein-coding regions:
- a CDS encoding Uma2 family endonuclease, which codes for MPALADRYWTAADVRALPDDGNRYECVDGELLVTPAPRGQHQLAIREVFLRLHAYVDAHQLGVFLWSPADIELEADSLVQPDLFVATLRDGVNKFRNWTDVAGLALAIEVLSPSTARYDRVTKRRFYQRAGVAEYWIVDLDARLVERWQPGDASPEILFEQLRWLPEGAAAALEIDLTAFFAAICD
- the mnmA gene encoding tRNA 2-thiouridine(34) synthase MnmA; amino-acid sequence: MPAPRPRVLAAMSGGVDSSVAAALLVRQGYDVVGVTMKLFSDGGDLPDRPCCSLDSVNDARRVCESLGIPHYVLNLQDAFGRDVVQDFVAEYAAGRTPIPCVRCNTFTKFRDLLAKADAIEAPFIATGHYARIVDGQLARGVDDNKDQTYFLWGIERDVLSRLILPVGHLTKPETRAVARELGLLTAEKPESHEICFVPDGDYVKVLERELPADAPALTPGPILTMDGRIVGEHEGFARFTIGQRRRLPSGSKEPMFVVALRPEERAVVIGPREALLGRGLTATEANWLVNAVPTADTDVLVRIRHRATPVPGTLLRADASGFEVALAEPAYAIAPGQSVVLYDAAGVVLGGGIIAASRRVLPIQAA
- a CDS encoding competence/damage-inducible protein A codes for the protein MDVELVSIGNELLLGYTVDTNSAYFAREAAAQGIRVVHRATVGDGPEEIADAVRVALERTGAVITSGGLGPTADDLTKPSIAELFGRGMTLDEGILQDLKERWAKRGWPGELPAANRNQALIPSGAEILRNDHGSAPGIWLEDDQGRWCAMLPGVPREFRGMAREQLMPRLLARRGAAAALVVRSRTLRTTGIAESKLADELAELAKDPLGTRLAYLPGWEGVDLRLSVWDEPEARAVELLDAADAAIRAKVGLWVYGADEDDLAAVVLQALRARTMRIAVAESCTGGMLGMRLTAIPGSSDVVDGGTIAYANAVKVRELGVQESTLAAHGAVSEETAREMAAGVRARFGVDVGVSITGVAGPGGGTPEKPVGTVCLAVDVRGEVRSVRTTTIGDRHEMRQRSAQAALNLLRRALG
- a CDS encoding OsmC family protein, with the translated sequence MITRKASAKWTGELKTGKGTVKLGSGAFEGAYSFGTRFEGAPGTNPEELLGAAHAGCFSMALNLGISQAGFAAEYVDTTAEVQMDKVNDKMTIVGVTLTTTAKVPGLSAEKFQELAEATKVNCIVSRALSVPMTLVATLAR
- a CDS encoding nucleotide exchange factor GrpE, which produces MTDPRTPGMDDLADAAAAEARAAAADAAAEQAAAENAGADDASADPLADARRALAEQQDKYLRLYAEFENFRKRAVRDRQDAEHRGMGAVMKGLLETLDDLGRVAHMTPEGTAAQQVIEGIEMVEKKLLKSLAGHGLEVVNPVDARFDPSKHEAITTMPAASADEDEMVAQVYQVGYLLNGTLLRPARVVVKQWNG
- a CDS encoding J domain-containing protein, with protein sequence MAQKDFYAVLGVNASASADEIKKQYRRLAKQYHPDANPGDAKAAERFKEISEAHNVLGDAEKRKQYDEMRRLGAFDPFTARGPRAGGARPGAGSAQGGPRMEDFDIGGLGGFGDLFGSIFGGGRQQRPSGPEKGQSVETTLEVPFRVAALGGKVPITLEVNEECGTCGGSGAAKGAKLQPCSECGGRGEISFGRGGFAQVRPCPACVGRGSVPTEKCAACSGAGSVRSSKKLLITVPGGTESGGKIRLKGQGGRGVRGGPNGDIVITFQVKDDPDYSRDGLDVIVRAPVNLAQAALGSKVKVETLDEKTVTITLPGGTPSGKRFRVRGQGIEKDGTRGDLIVEIQVVVPESLTAEQRKLMEQFAKAAGLEY